In Thermotomaculum hydrothermale, a single genomic region encodes these proteins:
- a CDS encoding sulfite exporter TauE/SafE family protein, translated as MTLFLLFLVAIVAGIFNISAAGGSFVMLPLLIFYGLPPTVANGTNRISLLIQNWLGVYSFKKRNVWDFETNIKLVIPAILGSIIGAYYSSILPDNQFKKIISIFMIIFVIVSIFSNNKKKRFNYKIKSYPIVFFIFLLIGFYGGFIQAGVGLLLIAGIKLATGYDLVKTNAVKTFIIATYTIVAIAIFAYKGKINWSVAAVVATGQGIGGYLGAKLAVEKGEKYIKALILIAITIMALKLMLY; from the coding sequence ATGACTTTATTTTTGCTTTTCCTTGTGGCAATAGTGGCTGGAATATTTAACATATCTGCGGCAGGCGGTTCATTCGTTATGCTTCCGCTTTTAATCTTTTACGGCCTCCCCCCAACAGTGGCAAACGGCACAAACAGAATCTCACTGCTTATTCAAAACTGGCTTGGGGTTTACTCATTTAAAAAAAGGAATGTATGGGATTTTGAAACAAATATTAAACTTGTAATCCCCGCTATTTTAGGAAGCATAATAGGTGCATACTATTCAAGTATTTTGCCTGACAATCAATTTAAGAAAATAATTTCAATTTTTATGATAATTTTCGTCATTGTTTCAATTTTCTCAAACAATAAAAAGAAAAGGTTTAACTACAAAATCAAAAGCTATCCAATTGTTTTTTTTATCTTCCTTCTAATTGGCTTTTACGGCGGATTTATTCAGGCTGGAGTGGGGCTGTTGCTTATTGCCGGGATAAAGCTTGCCACAGGTTACGACTTAGTAAAAACAAATGCTGTAAAAACCTTTATTATTGCCACATACACAATTGTTGCAATTGCTATATTTGCATACAAGGGAAAGATTAACTGGTCTGTTGCCGCTGTTGTTGCAACAGGGCAGGGGATAGGCGGTTATTTAGGGGCAAAACTTGCAGTTGAAAAAGGCGAGAAGTATATTAAAGCCCTTATTCTGATAGCAATTACAATAATGGCCTTAAAACTAATGCTCTACTGA
- a CDS encoding SO_0444 family Cu/Zn efflux transporter: protein MALIIDFIQNFAREFIYLTLEMGIYLLIGFLVAGIIHAFLPDGFVSKHVGKKGFWSSFKSAMFGVPLPLCSCGVVPTALSLKKSKASNGAVVSFLISTPQTGIDSIAATYSLLGSAFAFFRVIVAFITGVIGGFITDLFVRGEEYNPEIVEENPCGCGSEETSCCSTENHIADDACGCEEDNCECEEDSCGCNSENDKSHYTFLEKVKEVFRYGFGELLESIAKWLVLGLVIGALISVIVPDNFFSLYLSNRFLTYLLILAVSVPVYICATGSIPIASSLILKGVSPGAAFVFLMAGPATNSVTFTVLLKTIGKKSTLIYIFTIIMGAVVGGLIIDFYFIDLMLRQIAANHSAQTMSIVKIVGGIIFAILLIFALIPKKKDSCGCEVDLEEERLEQKFEPKVFKVKGMTCNHCKINVSRIVESIKGIKNYSINLEAGELVVEGEFDLTVLKESLEEYGYSIK from the coding sequence ATGGCTTTAATAATAGATTTTATTCAAAATTTTGCCAGAGAATTTATATACCTTACCCTTGAAATGGGTATTTATCTCTTAATTGGTTTTCTTGTTGCAGGAATAATTCACGCTTTTTTGCCTGATGGCTTTGTATCAAAACATGTGGGTAAAAAAGGGTTCTGGTCTTCTTTTAAATCTGCTATGTTTGGAGTTCCCCTTCCTTTATGTTCTTGCGGAGTTGTCCCTACAGCACTTTCCCTTAAAAAATCAAAAGCATCAAACGGGGCTGTGGTTTCTTTTCTTATTTCTACTCCCCAAACTGGAATTGACAGTATTGCGGCAACATACAGCCTTTTAGGAAGTGCCTTTGCTTTTTTCAGGGTTATTGTTGCATTTATTACAGGGGTAATTGGTGGTTTTATAACTGATTTGTTTGTTAGAGGGGAAGAATATAACCCTGAAATAGTAGAAGAGAATCCATGCGGGTGTGGCTCAGAAGAAACCTCATGCTGTTCTACTGAGAATCATATTGCAGATGATGCTTGCGGTTGCGAAGAGGATAATTGTGAATGTGAGGAAGACAGCTGCGGTTGCAATAGTGAAAATGATAAATCGCATTACACTTTTTTAGAAAAGGTTAAAGAGGTTTTTAGATACGGTTTTGGTGAATTGCTTGAATCAATTGCAAAGTGGCTTGTTCTTGGCCTGGTGATTGGTGCTTTGATTTCTGTAATTGTGCCTGATAACTTTTTTTCTCTATACCTTTCAAATAGGTTTTTAACCTATCTTTTAATACTCGCAGTTTCAGTGCCTGTCTATATTTGTGCAACAGGCTCTATTCCAATAGCCAGCTCTTTGATTTTAAAAGGGGTGAGCCCTGGCGCAGCATTTGTTTTTCTAATGGCAGGGCCTGCCACAAACTCAGTTACTTTTACCGTGCTTTTAAAAACAATAGGGAAAAAATCAACCTTAATTTACATTTTTACAATTATAATGGGTGCTGTTGTTGGCGGATTGATAATTGATTTTTACTTTATTGATTTAATGCTGAGGCAGATTGCCGCAAACCATTCAGCGCAGACTATGTCAATTGTCAAAATTGTTGGTGGGATAATTTTTGCTATTTTGCTGATTTTTGCATTGATTCCGAAAAAGAAAGACTCATGCGGTTGCGAGGTTGATTTAGAAGAAGAAAGGCTTGAACAAAAATTTGAGCCTAAGGTTTTCAAAGTAAAAGGGATGACATGTAATCACTGTAAAATAAATGTTTCAAGAATTGTGGAAAGTATTAAGGGGATAAAAAACTACTCTATAAACCTTGAGGCAGGTGAACTTGTTGTTGAGGGTGAATTTGATTTGACAGTTTTGAAAGAGTCTCTTGAAGAATATGGGTATTCAATAAAATAA
- a CDS encoding DUF2065 domain-containing protein, with protein sequence MVLGFTILIEGCMPFFTPKLYKKFTAEISQADEKILRILGFVAIIIGLLILYYAKGRL encoded by the coding sequence ATGGTTTTAGGGTTTACAATTTTGATTGAAGGGTGCATGCCTTTTTTTACACCTAAATTGTACAAAAAATTCACTGCTGAGATTTCTCAGGCAGATGAGAAAATATTGCGTATATTGGGTTTTGTTGCAATTATTATAGGTCTTTTAATTCTATACTATGCTAAGGGGAGGCTATGA
- the hutH gene encoding histidine ammonia-lyase, protein MREVVLTGNDLNLRDLIDIGFKKAKVVLSKEAREKVKRGRAVVDKIVEENRVVYGVTTGFGQFASVVIPQKDVEELQYNLIRSHAAGVGDYLPEEIARMLMALRANVLAKGRSGISLETLELLIEMINRGVYPLIPEKGSVGASGDLAPLAHLALVLIGEGKARIEDVEGTGEEILKIVGLKPVRLRAKEGLALINGTQVMTAIGALALYKAKNLIKHADLIGALSLEALKGTKTAFDERIHRERLYKGQRDSAKNLWNLLQDSEIMESHKNCGKVQDAYSLRCMPQVHGPVRDTVEYVEKMLEIEMNSATDNPMVFEEQNELISGGNFHGESVAFLMDFLKIAVAELGNISERRIERLVNPALSELPAFLVEQGGLNSGFMLAHVTAAALVSENKVLCHPASVDSIPTSANKEDHVSMGTIAARKALEVVNNVENILSIELMAACQGLEFLKPLKPAKALIPVYQKVRENIAPWDKDRYMADDIEKARKLVESRALLDIVEKQIGKLN, encoded by the coding sequence ATGAGAGAGGTTGTTTTAACAGGAAATGATTTAAATTTGAGAGATTTAATAGATATTGGGTTTAAAAAAGCAAAGGTTGTTTTAAGCAAAGAGGCAAGGGAAAAGGTGAAAAGAGGAAGGGCTGTTGTTGATAAGATTGTTGAAGAAAACAGGGTTGTCTATGGGGTTACAACAGGTTTTGGTCAGTTTGCAAGTGTTGTTATCCCTCAAAAGGATGTGGAAGAGTTGCAGTACAACCTTATTCGCTCCCATGCCGCTGGCGTTGGAGATTACCTGCCGGAAGAAATAGCAAGGATGCTAATGGCTTTAAGGGCAAATGTGCTTGCAAAGGGAAGAAGCGGTATATCTCTTGAAACACTTGAACTTTTAATTGAAATGATAAATAGAGGGGTATATCCCTTAATCCCTGAAAAAGGCTCTGTCGGTGCAAGTGGAGATTTGGCACCTTTGGCTCACCTTGCTCTTGTTCTCATAGGAGAAGGTAAAGCAAGAATTGAAGATGTTGAGGGTACAGGAGAAGAGATTTTAAAAATTGTGGGATTAAAACCTGTGAGATTGAGGGCAAAAGAGGGGCTTGCACTAATAAACGGCACTCAGGTTATGACAGCAATAGGAGCACTTGCACTGTACAAAGCAAAGAATTTGATTAAACACGCAGATTTAATAGGTGCGTTGTCTTTAGAGGCATTAAAGGGAACAAAGACAGCATTTGACGAGAGGATTCACAGAGAGAGGCTTTACAAGGGACAGAGGGATAGCGCAAAAAACTTATGGAATTTGCTTCAGGATAGCGAGATTATGGAATCACATAAAAACTGCGGGAAGGTGCAGGATGCATACTCATTAAGGTGTATGCCTCAGGTTCACGGCCCAGTAAGGGATACTGTTGAATATGTTGAGAAGATGCTTGAAATTGAAATGAATTCTGCAACCGACAACCCAATGGTTTTTGAAGAACAGAATGAATTGATTTCAGGGGGAAATTTTCACGGAGAATCTGTTGCCTTTTTAATGGATTTTTTAAAGATTGCGGTTGCTGAACTTGGAAACATAAGCGAAAGAAGAATTGAAAGGCTTGTAAATCCAGCATTAAGCGAACTTCCTGCATTTTTGGTTGAACAGGGGGGATTAAACTCAGGCTTTATGCTTGCCCATGTAACTGCAGCAGCACTTGTATCTGAAAACAAGGTTTTGTGCCACCCTGCAAGCGTTGATTCAATTCCAACCTCTGCAAACAAGGAAGACCATGTTTCAATGGGAACAATTGCTGCGAGAAAGGCTTTAGAAGTTGTTAACAATGTTGAAAATATTTTGTCAATTGAGTTGATGGCTGCGTGCCAGGGGCTTGAGTTTTTAAAGCCTTTAAAACCTGCAAAAGCCTTAATCCCTGTTTATCAAAAGGTAAGGGAAAACATTGCGCCGTGGGATAAGGACAGGTATATGGCAGATGACATAGAAAAGGCAAGGAAACTTGTTGAAAGCCGTGCGCTTTTAGATATTGTTGAAAAACAAATTGGAAAATTAAATTAA
- the hutU gene encoding urocanate hydratase: protein MTRIIHPPTGTKLTCKNWQIEAAYRMIQHNLDPDNAEKPEELIVYGGTGKAARNWECFDAILRSLESLNPDETLLVQSGKPVGIAKTHEDAPRVLIANSNLVPNWANWDYFHELEKKGLIMYGQMTAGSWIYIGTQGILQGTYETFAAAAKKHFNSDLTGKFVLTAGLGGMGGAQPLAATFNGAACLVVEVDPHRIKRRLETAYLDEMETDLDKALEKVLKAKEEKRPLSVGLLGNAADIFPELLKRGIIPDVVTDQTSAHDELNGYVPAGIPYEEALELREKDPKKYIEMSYESMYKHCEAMVGFQKKGSVVFDYGNNLRGQAYKAGLKDAFAFPGFVPAYIRPLFCEGKGPFRWVALSGDPEDIYTTDRELLKLFPENEQLKRWIEMAQKKVKFQALPARICWLGYGERDKAGLLFNDLVKSGKVKAPIVIGRDHLDTGSVASPYRETESMKDGSDAIADWPILNALLNTASGATWVSFHHGGGVGIGYSLHAGQVIVADGTDAAARRLERVLTNDPLTGIFRHVDAGYEEAIEVAKKKGCKIPMMK, encoded by the coding sequence ATGACAAGAATAATCCATCCGCCGACAGGCACAAAGTTAACTTGTAAAAACTGGCAGATAGAGGCTGCATACAGAATGATTCAGCACAACCTTGACCCTGACAATGCAGAAAAGCCGGAAGAGTTAATCGTTTACGGGGGAACAGGAAAGGCTGCAAGAAATTGGGAATGCTTTGACGCAATTTTAAGAAGCCTTGAATCTTTAAATCCCGACGAAACCTTGCTTGTTCAAAGTGGTAAACCTGTAGGTATTGCTAAAACCCACGAAGATGCACCAAGGGTTTTAATTGCCAACTCAAACCTTGTGCCTAACTGGGCAAACTGGGATTACTTCCACGAGTTAGAGAAAAAAGGTTTAATTATGTACGGCCAGATGACAGCAGGCTCGTGGATTTACATAGGCACTCAGGGTATTTTGCAGGGTACTTATGAAACCTTTGCAGCCGCTGCAAAGAAGCACTTTAACTCAGACTTAACAGGGAAATTTGTTTTAACCGCAGGGTTAGGCGGAATGGGTGGAGCACAGCCTTTGGCTGCAACATTTAACGGTGCTGCATGCCTTGTTGTTGAGGTTGACCCACACAGGATTAAAAGGAGACTTGAAACAGCATACCTTGACGAAATGGAAACAGATTTAGATAAAGCACTTGAAAAGGTTTTAAAGGCTAAGGAAGAAAAAAGACCCCTTTCTGTTGGATTGTTGGGAAATGCTGCAGATATTTTTCCTGAACTTTTAAAGAGGGGAATTATCCCTGATGTTGTTACAGACCAGACTTCAGCCCACGATGAATTAAACGGCTATGTGCCGGCAGGTATTCCCTATGAAGAAGCACTTGAATTGAGAGAAAAAGACCCGAAAAAGTACATAGAGATGTCCTATGAGTCAATGTACAAACACTGTGAGGCAATGGTTGGTTTTCAGAAAAAAGGCTCTGTTGTTTTTGACTATGGAAACAACTTAAGGGGACAGGCATATAAGGCTGGTTTGAAAGATGCATTTGCATTTCCAGGATTTGTTCCAGCATACATAAGACCTCTTTTTTGCGAAGGTAAAGGCCCTTTCAGATGGGTTGCATTAAGCGGAGACCCTGAAGATATTTATACAACTGACAGGGAACTTTTAAAACTATTTCCTGAAAATGAACAGTTAAAACGCTGGATTGAAATGGCACAAAAGAAGGTAAAATTTCAGGCACTTCCTGCAAGGATTTGCTGGTTAGGGTACGGAGAAAGGGATAAAGCAGGCTTATTGTTCAACGATTTGGTTAAATCAGGCAAGGTTAAAGCACCAATTGTAATTGGAAGAGACCACCTTGACACTGGAAGCGTTGCCTCACCTTACAGGGAAACAGAGTCAATGAAAGACGGCTCAGACGCAATTGCAGACTGGCCTATTTTAAACGCTTTGTTAAACACTGCATCAGGTGCAACATGGGTTTCATTCCACCATGGAGGCGGGGTTGGAATAGGTTACTCTCTCCATGCAGGACAGGTAATAGTTGCAGATGGTACCGATGCTGCTGCAAGAAGGCTTGAAAGGGTTTTGACCAACGACCCGTTAACAGGGATTTTCAGGCATGTTGATGCAGGGTATGAGGAGGCAATAGAGGTTGCAAAGAAAAAGGGTTGCAAAATACCTATGATGAAATAA
- a CDS encoding adenosylhomocysteinase translates to MENYKVKDINLAEQGRKKIDWAESRMPVLMYLRDKYSKTQPLKGYKIAGCLHVTKETAVLVETLRAAGAEVAWSGCNPLSTQDDVAAALAANGISIYAWHGMNVEEFYWAIDKTLEIDPNLTLDDGADLIFTIHNKHPEKAKNVIGGTEETTTGVHRLRAMAKAGKLLYPVFAVNDAETKWDFDNVYGTGQSTIDGILRATNVLIAGKTVVVAGYGHCGKGVAMRAKGLGANVIVTEVKPTAALKATLEGFRVMPMDEAAKLGDIFVTATGVKDIIVKRHFESMKDGAIVCNTGHYDCEINIPDLESLAVDKKEIRPNNEMYTLKDGRRIFLLAKGRLVNLASAEGHPSEVMDMSFANQFLAMIRLTETGKDLENNVYLLPEEQDQEIARIKLETMGFKIDELTPEQIEYINDYSQGT, encoded by the coding sequence ATGGAGAATTACAAAGTTAAAGACATAAACCTTGCAGAGCAGGGAAGGAAAAAGATTGATTGGGCAGAATCAAGAATGCCTGTTTTAATGTATTTAAGGGATAAGTACAGCAAGACCCAGCCTTTAAAGGGCTATAAAATTGCAGGTTGCCTACATGTTACAAAGGAGACTGCTGTTTTAGTTGAAACTTTAAGGGCAGCAGGTGCTGAAGTTGCCTGGAGTGGATGCAACCCACTTTCAACACAGGACGATGTTGCGGCAGCCCTTGCAGCAAACGGAATTTCAATCTATGCTTGGCATGGAATGAATGTTGAGGAGTTTTACTGGGCAATTGATAAAACCCTTGAAATAGACCCGAATTTAACACTTGATGACGGTGCAGACTTAATATTCACCATTCACAATAAACACCCTGAAAAGGCTAAGAATGTAATCGGTGGCACAGAGGAGACAACAACAGGTGTTCATAGGTTAAGGGCTATGGCAAAGGCTGGGAAACTATTGTATCCGGTTTTTGCTGTAAACGATGCTGAAACAAAGTGGGATTTTGACAATGTTTACGGCACTGGCCAATCCACAATTGACGGGATTTTAAGGGCAACCAATGTTTTAATTGCAGGCAAAACAGTTGTTGTTGCAGGTTACGGCCACTGCGGGAAGGGCGTTGCAATGAGGGCTAAAGGCCTTGGTGCAAATGTAATTGTAACCGAGGTAAAACCCACAGCCGCTTTAAAGGCAACCTTGGAGGGCTTCAGGGTAATGCCTATGGATGAGGCTGCAAAACTTGGCGATATATTTGTTACAGCGACAGGGGTTAAAGACATAATTGTTAAGAGGCACTTTGAATCAATGAAAGACGGTGCAATTGTCTGCAATACAGGCCATTACGACTGTGAAATAAATATTCCAGACCTTGAAAGCCTTGCAGTTGATAAAAAAGAAATCAGGCCAAACAATGAAATGTACACTTTAAAAGACGGAAGAAGGATTTTTCTCCTTGCAAAGGGAAGACTGGTTAACCTTGCTTCTGCTGAAGGCCACCCATCAGAGGTTATGGATATGTCATTTGCAAACCAGTTTCTTGCAATGATAAGGCTTACTGAAACAGGAAAAGACCTTGAAAACAATGTTTACCTCCTTCCGGAAGAGCAGGATCAGGAGATTGCAAGAATCAAGCTTGAAACTATGGGATTTAAGATTGATGAATTAACCCCTGAGCAGATTGAGTATATAAACGATTACTCACAGGGAACTTAA
- the rpmB gene encoding 50S ribosomal protein L28, translated as MSRVCEICGKKPMVGNNVSHAHNLTKRRFLPNIQKIRVVDENGNVRRMKVCTSCIQAGKVKKPI; from the coding sequence ATGTCAAGAGTTTGTGAAATATGCGGCAAAAAGCCAATGGTTGGAAACAATGTTTCCCATGCACATAACTTAACAAAGAGAAGATTTCTTCCGAATATTCAGAAAATAAGAGTTGTTGACGAAAACGGAAATGTAAGAAGAATGAAGGTTTGCACATCCTGCATCCAGGCAGGCAAGGTTAAAAAGCCTATCTAA
- a CDS encoding TetR family transcriptional regulator C-terminal domain-containing protein: MIETVVKEFFNRIFQKGKELRDSLQDPYEQLTSFVWIYDREDPDYFTGYRMFFEIMAIASMDEGYREVFHQWVNGWVELLEASIEKGIKSGDFKVKDAKEAAKTISAVYQGVASRWFLDPDNHSDEWAKETVKNLIKFIVSKD; the protein is encoded by the coding sequence TTGATTGAAACGGTTGTAAAAGAGTTTTTTAACAGGATTTTCCAGAAGGGAAAGGAGTTGAGGGATTCCCTTCAAGACCCTTATGAGCAGTTAACTTCATTTGTCTGGATATACGATAGGGAAGACCCGGATTATTTCACAGGTTACAGAATGTTTTTTGAGATTATGGCAATAGCCTCTATGGATGAAGGTTATAGAGAGGTTTTTCATCAATGGGTTAACGGCTGGGTTGAGTTGCTTGAAGCCTCAATTGAAAAAGGGATTAAAAGCGGTGATTTCAAGGTTAAAGATGCAAAAGAGGCAGCAAAGACAATTTCTGCGGTCTATCAGGGGGTTGCTTCAAGGTGGTTTTTAGACCCTGACAATCATTCTGATGAATGGGCAAAGGAAACGGTTAAAAACCTTATTAAATTTATTGTCTCAAAAGATTAA
- a CDS encoding DUF2148 domain-containing protein yields MAKERPIKQFEMDRKEAARIAARLLLASGTTSPRVGGVGECTFHIIEDECDIEDICKKVEEIAENNEAWNFFERDAEMMRDADALIIITSLRSLTDPSDINCNMCGYLTCEYMEEREKLNKEDKSVAFTGPLCTFRAANVAYALNGVISLARELGIDFGVFWSAGLAALRMGLLPKTTGFAVGVAISITEKSPFRDIPLDYHKYNDRTMRDRIISRLWPQFRSIYS; encoded by the coding sequence ATGGCAAAGGAAAGGCCTATTAAGCAGTTTGAAATGGATAGAAAAGAGGCTGCACGGATAGCCGCAAGGCTTCTCCTTGCATCAGGCACCACAAGCCCGAGGGTTGGCGGTGTTGGAGAGTGCACCTTTCACATTATAGAGGATGAGTGCGATATTGAGGATATATGCAAAAAGGTTGAGGAGATTGCAGAGAATAATGAGGCCTGGAATTTTTTTGAAAGAGATGCGGAGATGATGAGGGATGCTGACGCTTTGATAATTATAACCTCTCTCCGCTCTTTAACCGACCCGTCTGATATTAACTGCAATATGTGCGGGTATTTAACCTGTGAGTATATGGAAGAAAGGGAGAAGTTGAATAAAGAAGACAAATCAGTTGCCTTTACAGGCCCTTTATGCACATTCAGGGCTGCAAATGTGGCCTATGCTTTAAACGGGGTTATCTCCCTTGCAAGGGAACTTGGGATAGATTTTGGAGTTTTCTGGTCTGCTGGCCTTGCTGCTTTAAGAATGGGGCTTTTGCCTAAAACAACAGGCTTTGCTGTTGGGGTGGCAATAAGCATAACTGAAAAATCTCCATTCAGGGATATCCCCCTTGATTATCACAAATATAATGACAGGACTATGAGGGACAGGATTATTAGCAGGCTGTGGCCTCAATTTCGTTCAATCTATTCTTAA
- a CDS encoding DUF2148 domain-containing protein, whose protein sequence is MAKKDLQELVKAGLERAVELMALAANNAWHFGGKHSLEIVMLDDEELEEMANYALSLGDMSPLAARDGRFALELMKEPYAVLILGDNRKSPFNYNCGACGFRTCAELNKAETVESLTSNGPACIFKTLNLNMAANAAAAMAWRLGLHCRVFSTLAFAAKALGYIESDIVVGVAVSAAKQDPFFDRHRYWTKEEWEKIFNREFPTFNRGFIGAVEE, encoded by the coding sequence ATGGCAAAGAAAGATTTGCAAGAGCTTGTAAAAGCAGGGCTTGAAAGGGCTGTTGAATTAATGGCGCTGGCTGCAAATAATGCATGGCACTTTGGAGGGAAACACTCACTTGAAATTGTTATGCTTGACGATGAAGAGTTGGAAGAGATGGCAAATTATGCCCTCTCCCTCGGGGATATGTCTCCCCTTGCTGCAAGGGATGGCAGGTTTGCCCTGGAGTTGATGAAAGAGCCTTACGCTGTTTTGATTTTAGGAGACAATAGAAAGTCTCCTTTTAATTACAATTGCGGTGCGTGTGGATTTAGAACATGCGCTGAATTGAATAAGGCTGAAACTGTTGAATCTTTAACATCAAATGGACCTGCCTGTATTTTTAAAACATTGAATTTAAATATGGCTGCAAATGCTGCCGCTGCAATGGCCTGGAGATTGGGGCTTCATTGCAGGGTGTTTTCCACCCTTGCCTTTGCTGCCAAGGCTTTAGGCTATATTGAATCAGACATAGTTGTTGGGGTTGCTGTTAGCGCAGCAAAGCAAGACCCATTCTTTGACAGGCACAGATACTGGACAAAGGAAGAATGGGAAAAGATTTTTAACCGAGAATTTCCAACATTTAACAGGGGATTTATAGGGGCTGTGGAGGAATAA
- a CDS encoding class I adenylate-forming enzyme family protein, which translates to MAKSHLNQVITSHLIEYQADRFPEKEILVFERGEYGEDVFTYGNLHIKGNRLARYLVEKGIKEGDTVAVFMYNRPETVFSFIATSTIGAIAVPIDPRSRGERLEYFFNFTEAKGIILSGETLNAFNEVKDRIKNLNFVAYAPQRDFPVEIENDYDNLGEILEENLPVVEQKIFDVNKIAQIIFTSGTTGNPKGVIIRHQRIGLYNILRQLAWKYKKDDVLYTGLSLSHANAQAVTLFPALYGGIKAVFSPKFTKSRIWDICRKYNCTTFSLLGGMAAGIFNEPEREDDSDNPVKVVVSAGMPKAIWRAFEERFNVKVHEWYGSAEGGFAHNPPGKGPIGSFGKPLPGIMEFKVVDENGNKLGPNKIGELIIRNLRGETKVEYLKNPEASAQKVRNGWMYTGDMVHYDEKGWFYFDFRKGTELRRAGDFVQPEYLEAVIGRHKDISEVCVIGIPAESGAPGESDIVAVIKLFDGVSPDAEAIFEYCKQNLESNFMPLYLWFVDEIPKTPSEKFLKRVLVERFSPDLNEVYRKN; encoded by the coding sequence ATGGCAAAATCTCATTTAAATCAGGTTATAACCTCTCATTTGATTGAGTATCAGGCAGACAGATTCCCTGAAAAAGAGATACTTGTTTTTGAAAGGGGGGAATACGGAGAAGATGTTTTTACCTATGGTAATTTGCATATAAAAGGAAACAGGCTTGCAAGGTATTTGGTTGAGAAGGGGATTAAAGAAGGGGATACTGTTGCTGTTTTTATGTACAACAGGCCTGAAACAGTATTCTCCTTTATTGCAACTTCAACCATAGGGGCTATTGCCGTGCCTATTGACCCTCGTTCAAGGGGGGAGAGACTTGAATACTTTTTCAATTTCACAGAGGCAAAGGGGATTATTCTTTCAGGGGAAACTCTAAATGCCTTTAACGAAGTGAAAGATAGGATAAAAAACTTAAATTTTGTTGCCTATGCCCCTCAAAGAGATTTTCCTGTGGAAATTGAAAATGATTACGACAATTTAGGTGAAATACTGGAAGAAAACTTGCCTGTTGTTGAACAAAAGATTTTTGATGTAAACAAAATAGCGCAGATTATCTTTACTTCCGGCACAACCGGAAATCCCAAAGGGGTTATTATAAGGCATCAGAGAATAGGGCTTTACAATATATTAAGGCAACTTGCCTGGAAGTATAAAAAAGATGATGTGCTTTATACAGGCCTTTCCCTTTCCCACGCAAATGCTCAGGCTGTCACACTATTTCCCGCACTTTACGGAGGGATAAAGGCTGTGTTTTCCCCTAAATTTACAAAGTCAAGAATATGGGATATTTGCAGAAAGTACAATTGCACAACCTTTTCTCTTTTAGGTGGAATGGCTGCCGGGATTTTCAACGAGCCTGAAAGGGAAGATGATTCAGACAACCCTGTTAAAGTTGTTGTAAGTGCTGGAATGCCAAAGGCAATATGGAGGGCATTTGAAGAAAGGTTTAATGTTAAGGTTCACGAATGGTACGGCTCTGCTGAAGGCGGTTTTGCACATAACCCACCGGGCAAAGGCCCTATAGGGAGTTTTGGAAAGCCCCTTCCTGGTATTATGGAGTTTAAGGTTGTTGATGAAAATGGAAACAAATTAGGGCCAAACAAGATTGGGGAATTGATAATAAGGAATTTGCGGGGAGAGACAAAGGTTGAGTATTTAAAAAACCCTGAAGCATCGGCACAAAAGGTTAGAAATGGCTGGATGTACACTGGAGATATGGTTCATTACGATGAAAAAGGCTGGTTTTACTTTGATTTTAGAAAGGGGACAGAGTTAAGAAGGGCTGGAGATTTTGTTCAGCCTGAATACCTTGAGGCTGTAATAGGAAGGCACAAAGACATTTCAGAGGTTTGTGTAATCGGGATTCCTGCGGAAAGTGGTGCTCCCGGGGAAAGCGATATAGTTGCTGTAATAAAGTTGTTTGATGGTGTTTCTCCTGATGCTGAAGCAATTTTTGAATACTGCAAACAAAACCTTGAATCAAACTTTATGCCGCTTTACTTGTGGTTTGTTGATGAAATTCCTAAAACACCATCGGAAAAATTTTTAAAGAGGGTGCTTGTTGAGAGATTTAGCCCTGATTTAAACGAGGTTTACAGGAAAAATTAG